A genomic stretch from Natronomonas gomsonensis includes:
- a CDS encoding signal peptidase I, whose amino-acid sequence MSLRGYATRGVELLLVLVLVALIAGAALGQPVLLGFVETGSMEPTLEPGDGFVAIPSPVAGDIEEGDVIVFNAQNLQGGGLTTHRVVGETESGYITRGDANPFTDQDGQEPPVTDAQVVAKVWQVNGEVVAIPGLGLLTEAARGMLDSVQRTLAQTFGTRAFLGTQGLALLIAGGGLAVLLFGFLFDDERRQRVVNRTRRRKGIYDPRRLVLAMALFVALVSGGTMAAMSNTQEYGMVSASFDSENPTTVPTDETSNLTYPALNGGQLPVYAFYSPASSNVDVEPTSVRMDRGESRNVTVTLQAPPETGYYPQYVAEHRYFAVLPFGVVAGLYAVHPWLPTLVTSLLMGGSFLLVGLLVVGASPVRTRSRSRESWL is encoded by the coding sequence GTGTCGCTTCGAGGCTACGCCACCCGGGGGGTGGAACTGCTGTTGGTGTTGGTGCTCGTCGCGCTCATCGCGGGGGCCGCACTCGGCCAGCCCGTGCTGTTGGGGTTCGTCGAAACCGGGAGCATGGAGCCGACGCTGGAACCCGGTGACGGCTTCGTCGCGATTCCCTCGCCCGTCGCCGGCGACATCGAGGAGGGCGATGTCATCGTCTTCAACGCCCAGAACCTCCAGGGCGGCGGACTGACGACCCACCGCGTCGTCGGGGAGACCGAATCGGGGTATATCACCCGCGGTGATGCAAACCCCTTCACCGATCAGGACGGCCAAGAGCCGCCGGTCACCGACGCACAGGTCGTCGCGAAGGTCTGGCAAGTAAACGGCGAGGTGGTCGCGATTCCAGGGTTGGGACTGCTGACCGAGGCCGCCCGCGGGATGCTCGACTCCGTCCAGCGAACGCTGGCACAGACGTTCGGCACGCGGGCGTTCCTCGGCACGCAGGGGCTGGCGCTCCTCATCGCCGGCGGTGGGTTGGCAGTGCTTCTCTTCGGGTTCCTCTTCGACGACGAGCGGCGACAGCGCGTCGTCAACCGAACCCGACGCCGGAAGGGCATCTATGACCCCCGTCGCCTCGTGCTCGCGATGGCGCTGTTCGTCGCGTTGGTCAGCGGCGGCACGATGGCCGCGATGTCGAACACCCAGGAGTACGGCATGGTGAGCGCGTCGTTCGACTCGGAGAACCCGACGACGGTGCCGACGGACGAGACTTCGAATCTGACGTATCCGGCGCTCAACGGCGGCCAACTGCCGGTGTACGCCTTCTATTCGCCTGCGAGCAGCAACGTTGACGTGGAGCCGACGTCGGTGCGGATGGACCGCGGTGAATCGCGAAACGTCACGGTCACCTTACAGGCGCCGCCGGAGACCGGTTACTACCCGCAGTACGTCGCCGAACACCGCTACTTCGCCGTGTTGCCCTTCGGCGTCGTCGCGGGGCTGTACGCGGTCCATCCGTGGTTGCCGACGCTCGTCACGAGCCTGCTGATGGGTGGGTCGTTCCTCCTCGTCGGGTTGCTCGTGGTCGGGGCCTCGCCGGTGCGGACGCGCTCGCGTTCACGGGAGTCGTGGCTCTGA
- a CDS encoding glycosyltransferase translates to MRIAVVFRRPPPQSDRDGALRLRRFARRFAARGHEVRVYCLGWWGSDTRQFELDDVVYESVTFDTPPLFYTRVPGLLARYRPDVVLASASPPGAVVSARIGATLARAPLVCEWFGDEPEVEASPWTTTAARVPTRVVSPSELQRTRVRESGATEANTTVVPQSIDFSLVADTDPAERRDVVYARRLDEDANLESLLLGLAELRGEDGWTATVIGDGPQRTDYERQARDLGLADRVEFVGECDREERVAIYRGAHAFVQTARRELFAEELLWALAAGCVGIVEYQGDSSAHELVERRERGIRVTDMEALDDAIEEAWSYGFQDIDESFRSFDHTAVVDDYLELFRSCGAEAR, encoded by the coding sequence ATGCGAATCGCGGTCGTGTTCAGAAGACCTCCGCCACAGTCCGACCGCGACGGCGCGTTGCGCCTCCGGCGGTTCGCCCGCCGCTTCGCGGCCCGCGGCCACGAGGTCCGGGTATACTGTCTCGGCTGGTGGGGCAGCGACACCCGACAGTTCGAACTCGACGACGTGGTCTACGAGTCGGTCACCTTCGATACGCCGCCGCTGTTCTACACGCGGGTACCGGGACTGCTCGCTCGGTACCGCCCCGATGTCGTTCTCGCCTCGGCGTCGCCGCCCGGCGCCGTCGTCTCCGCTCGAATCGGCGCCACGCTCGCACGTGCGCCGCTCGTCTGTGAGTGGTTCGGCGACGAACCGGAAGTCGAGGCGTCCCCGTGGACCACGACCGCCGCCCGGGTTCCGACCCGCGTCGTCTCCCCCTCGGAACTCCAGCGGACGCGCGTCCGGGAGTCCGGCGCGACGGAGGCGAACACGACGGTCGTTCCCCAGAGCATCGATTTCTCGCTCGTCGCCGACACCGACCCCGCCGAGCGCCGCGACGTGGTGTACGCCCGCCGACTCGACGAGGACGCCAACCTCGAGAGCCTGCTGTTGGGGCTGGCCGAACTCCGCGGCGAGGACGGCTGGACGGCAACGGTCATCGGTGACGGCCCCCAACGAACCGACTACGAGCGACAGGCCCGTGACCTCGGATTGGCCGACCGCGTCGAGTTCGTCGGCGAGTGCGACCGCGAGGAGCGCGTCGCCATCTACCGGGGTGCCCACGCCTTCGTCCAGACCGCACGGCGGGAGTTGTTCGCCGAGGAGTTGCTGTGGGCACTCGCCGCCGGCTGTGTCGGCATCGTCGAATATCAGGGCGACTCCAGCGCCCACGAACTCGTCGAGCGCCGCGAGCGCGGCATCCGCGTCACCGACATGGAAGCCCTCGACGACGCCATCGAGGAGGCCTGGAGCTACGGTTTTCAGGACATCGACGAGTCTTTCCGGTCGTTCGACCACACCGCGGTCGTCGACGACTATCTCGAGTTGTTCCGTTCCTGTGGCGCCGAGGCGCGCTGA
- a CDS encoding GNAT family N-acetyltransferase has protein sequence MYVRDARNRDEAWLLDHIEAMGLDETAFRSRDYVIAVDEESNTRAGFGRIRVHSGDDGEVCELTSIGVLDGWERQGVGAHVVERLVDSAEAEGFDHVYSLTSSHDYLTQFGFEGVSSDALPAVLQERLESKRESLDPEAVPMRIDTERFRMPERLRERFKVAAEAQPEPEPEESAEDFGIDPDEATYKYDTS, from the coding sequence ATGTACGTCCGGGACGCACGAAACCGCGATGAGGCCTGGCTGTTAGACCACATCGAGGCGATGGGCCTGGACGAGACGGCCTTCCGGTCGCGGGACTACGTCATCGCCGTCGACGAGGAGTCGAACACCCGCGCGGGATTCGGCCGGATTCGAGTCCACAGCGGCGACGACGGAGAAGTGTGTGAACTCACCTCCATCGGCGTCCTCGACGGCTGGGAACGACAGGGCGTCGGCGCCCATGTCGTCGAGCGCCTCGTCGACAGCGCCGAAGCCGAGGGGTTCGACCACGTCTACTCGCTGACGAGTTCCCACGACTACCTCACCCAGTTCGGCTTCGAAGGCGTTTCCTCGGACGCGCTTCCGGCGGTGTTACAGGAACGACTCGAATCCAAGCGGGAGTCGCTGGACCCCGAAGCCGTCCCCATGCGCATCGACACCGAGCGGTTCCGGATGCCCGAGCGCCTCCGCGAGCGGTTCAAGGTCGCAGCCGAGGCCCAACCCGAGCCCGAACCCGAGGAATCCGCCGAGGACTTCGGTATCGACCCCGACGAAGCGACCTACAAGTACGATACCAGCTGA
- a CDS encoding DUF7344 domain-containing protein, producing MSATTSRGHGDDSGGPTVESGEPTRDEIYEILSNPRRRYAVHYLQFHEEPVELGTLAEQLAAWECDTTVRNVTSTQRKRTYTALQQEHLPKMDRVGIVEFQRRDGVVKPAEPLSDIEIYTEVVSGWNFPWSDYYLGLSAVAAALLSAAALDIVPFGLFPDIGWAVFCVTAFAVSALAHAYITRRMKLGKSPNPPELRS from the coding sequence ATGTCAGCCACAACATCACGGGGGCACGGGGACGACTCGGGCGGCCCCACTGTCGAGTCAGGGGAACCGACACGCGACGAGATCTACGAAATTCTGTCGAACCCGCGGCGCAGATACGCGGTTCACTACCTCCAGTTTCACGAGGAACCCGTCGAACTGGGGACGCTCGCCGAACAGCTCGCCGCTTGGGAGTGTGACACTACAGTTCGGAACGTAACGTCCACCCAGCGAAAGCGGACCTACACCGCGCTCCAACAGGAGCATCTGCCGAAGATGGACCGGGTGGGAATCGTGGAGTTCCAACGGCGAGACGGCGTGGTCAAACCCGCGGAGCCGCTTTCGGATATCGAAATATACACCGAAGTCGTCTCGGGGTGGAACTTTCCGTGGAGCGACTACTATCTCGGTCTCTCCGCTGTCGCCGCCGCGTTGCTGTCGGCGGCGGCGCTAGATATCGTCCCGTTCGGACTGTTTCCCGACATCGGCTGGGCAGTGTTCTGCGTCACCGCCTTCGCCGTCTCGGCGCTCGCACACGCCTATATCACTCGGCGCATGAAACTCGGCAAATCACCGAATCCACCGGAATTGAGAAGCTAA
- a CDS encoding AMP-binding protein: MESLEEFDEVVHEPDDAFVESTNVYAFMEKYGIDDYEELIERTTSEVEWFWDELPDYLDIEWYEEYDSVRDDSEGPQFTDWYPGGKLNVAHNTVDRYAAADSERRNKVACIWEGEDGDVRNFTYHELSRTSNQVANYLESVGVEKGDTVALYMPMVPEVISILYGCFKIGAIAVPIFSGFGVEATATRIEDPEADVLFTADGFYRRGSEIPLKAPADEAIEEADHDVTDVVVYRRFPDSDPEMTEGRDVYWSESVATQADDYETAELDASDESMLLYSSGTTGKPKGIVHTHAGAQLQAAKEVYFGFDLKPSDRFFWVSDIGWMMGPWTLIGTHTFGGTMVMYEGAPDHPQPDRFWEMIDRHDVTQFGISPTAIRALRKQGDEWVEGHDLSSLRLLGSTGEPWDPESWLWFYEEIGGSEAPIINISGGTEIFGCFLMPMPINSLKPCTLGGPGLGMDIDIVDESGESIAEDHERGYLVARDSCPSMTKSLWQGDDRYLHEYWSSFQDPPMWDHGDWAQKDEDGFWFLHGRADDALNVAGRKVGPAEIEGALIEHEAVNQAAAVGVPDDTTGTAVVTYVVLEPGYEESEDLKEELRAKVGEEHGKPFRPREVLFVDEFPKTQSGKIIRRAIQATYTGEDLGDMSSIENPEAMDKLENAR; the protein is encoded by the coding sequence ATGGAGTCTCTCGAGGAGTTCGACGAGGTGGTACACGAACCCGACGACGCGTTCGTCGAGTCGACGAACGTGTACGCGTTCATGGAGAAGTACGGCATCGACGACTACGAGGAACTGATAGAACGCACCACGAGTGAGGTAGAGTGGTTCTGGGACGAACTGCCCGATTATCTCGACATCGAGTGGTACGAGGAATACGACAGCGTCCGTGACGACTCGGAGGGGCCGCAGTTCACCGACTGGTACCCTGGCGGGAAACTGAACGTCGCCCACAACACCGTCGACCGCTATGCGGCGGCCGATTCCGAGCGCCGGAACAAGGTCGCCTGCATCTGGGAGGGCGAGGACGGCGACGTCCGGAACTTCACGTACCACGAACTCTCCCGAACGTCGAATCAGGTAGCGAACTACCTCGAATCCGTCGGCGTCGAGAAAGGCGACACCGTCGCGCTGTACATGCCGATGGTGCCGGAGGTCATCTCCATCCTGTACGGCTGTTTCAAGATCGGCGCCATCGCCGTCCCCATCTTCTCGGGTTTCGGCGTCGAGGCCACCGCCACCCGCATCGAGGACCCCGAAGCCGACGTGCTGTTCACCGCCGACGGCTTCTACCGGCGGGGGTCGGAGATACCGCTGAAAGCGCCCGCCGACGAAGCCATCGAGGAAGCCGACCACGACGTGACCGACGTGGTCGTCTACCGGCGCTTCCCAGACAGCGACCCCGAGATGACCGAGGGCCGAGACGTCTACTGGAGCGAGTCGGTCGCCACGCAGGCCGACGACTACGAGACGGCGGAACTCGACGCCTCAGATGAGTCGATGCTGCTGTACTCCTCGGGGACGACGGGCAAGCCGAAGGGCATCGTCCACACGCATGCCGGCGCCCAACTACAGGCCGCAAAGGAGGTGTACTTCGGGTTCGACCTCAAGCCCTCCGACCGGTTCTTCTGGGTGTCGGACATCGGCTGGATGATGGGGCCGTGGACGCTCATCGGCACCCACACCTTCGGCGGGACGATGGTGATGTACGAGGGCGCACCGGACCACCCCCAACCCGACCGCTTCTGGGAGATGATAGACCGCCACGACGTCACCCAGTTCGGCATCTCGCCGACAGCGATTCGGGCGCTCCGCAAGCAGGGCGACGAGTGGGTCGAGGGCCACGACCTCTCCAGTCTGCGCCTGCTTGGTTCGACCGGCGAACCGTGGGACCCCGAATCGTGGCTGTGGTTCTACGAGGAGATCGGCGGCAGCGAGGCACCCATCATCAACATCTCGGGCGGGACCGAAATCTTCGGTTGTTTCCTGATGCCGATGCCCATCAACTCGCTGAAGCCCTGTACGCTCGGTGGCCCGGGTCTCGGGATGGACATCGACATCGTCGACGAATCCGGCGAGTCCATCGCCGAGGACCACGAACGTGGCTATCTCGTCGCGCGTGATTCCTGTCCGTCGATGACGAAATCGCTGTGGCAGGGCGACGACCGCTATCTCCACGAGTACTGGTCGAGTTTCCAGGACCCGCCGATGTGGGACCACGGCGACTGGGCTCAGAAGGACGAGGACGGCTTCTGGTTCCTGCACGGTCGGGCCGACGACGCGCTCAACGTCGCCGGCCGGAAGGTCGGACCCGCCGAAATCGAGGGCGCGCTCATCGAACACGAGGCGGTCAATCAGGCCGCCGCCGTCGGCGTCCCAGACGACACCACCGGCACCGCCGTCGTCACCTACGTCGTCCTCGAGCCGGGCTACGAGGAAAGCGAGGACCTCAAAGAGGAGCTCCGGGCGAAGGTCGGCGAGGAACACGGCAAACCGTTCCGGCCGCGGGAGGTGCTGTTCGTCGACGAGTTCCCCAAAACTCAGTCCGGGAAAATCATCCGCCGGGCGATTCAGGCCACCTACACCGGCGAGGACTTGGGTGACATGTCATCCATCGAGAACCCCGAAGCGATGGACAAACTGGAAAACGCACGGTAG
- a CDS encoding S9 family peptidase — MYDIERYLNVRSAFGASFAPDGTLAFRMDTTGTPQVWTVEKPGAWPTQRTFYDERVTFATWSPERNELVFGKDEGGNERQQLFRLDADGTVTNLTATDAKHRWGGWSHDGDRIAFASNRRDESVFDIYVQGREETGDDAELIREGDGWLSLGGWSPDDSRLLVHEAYSSFDHDAYVLDVASGELTHLTDHSDDAIRYSSLSWSPDGTGVYCCTDLDADTLYLARLDAETGDIETVEEGGEWNLDGIALDDETGRLAYSRNVDGYTELTVGELTGETTIETFPDPEIPAGVAGGVAFDDDADRFAVTVTADTENTNVYVVDAETGTAERWTHASTAGIPEETFRESELVRYETFDGREIPGYLSLPDSAPEEGAPVVVDIHGGPESQRRPSFSPVKQYLLAHGYAVFEPNVRGSTGYGRAYTHLDDVEKRMDSVADIEATVEWLADRPDIDDDRVVAKGGSYGGFMVLAALTEYPELWAAGIDTVGIANFVTFLENTGSWRRELREAEYGSLADDREFLEAISPINNIESIEAPLFVLHGANDPRVPVGEAEQIVEKARAQGVPVRKLIFEDEGHGFSKLENRIEAYTEIVDFLDEHV; from the coding sequence GTGTACGACATCGAGCGCTATCTGAACGTCCGAAGCGCCTTCGGGGCGAGTTTCGCTCCCGACGGCACGCTCGCGTTCCGGATGGACACCACCGGGACGCCGCAGGTGTGGACCGTCGAGAAGCCGGGTGCGTGGCCGACACAGCGCACCTTCTACGACGAGCGAGTCACCTTCGCCACCTGGTCACCCGAACGGAACGAACTCGTCTTCGGGAAAGACGAGGGGGGCAACGAACGCCAGCAGTTGTTCCGACTCGACGCCGACGGGACGGTGACGAACCTCACCGCGACGGACGCGAAACACCGCTGGGGTGGCTGGAGCCACGACGGCGACCGTATCGCCTTCGCCTCGAACCGACGCGATGAATCCGTCTTCGACATCTACGTCCAGGGGCGCGAGGAGACCGGCGACGACGCCGAACTGATACGCGAAGGCGACGGCTGGCTGTCGCTCGGCGGGTGGAGTCCCGACGACTCACGGCTGCTCGTCCACGAAGCCTATTCCAGTTTCGACCACGACGCCTACGTCCTCGACGTGGCGTCGGGGGAGTTAACCCACCTGACGGACCACTCAGACGACGCCATCCGGTATTCGAGTCTCTCGTGGTCGCCCGACGGAACCGGCGTCTACTGCTGTACTGACCTCGACGCCGACACGCTGTATCTCGCGCGACTCGACGCCGAGACGGGCGACATCGAGACGGTCGAGGAGGGTGGTGAGTGGAACCTCGACGGCATCGCGTTGGACGACGAGACGGGTCGACTCGCCTACTCGCGGAACGTCGACGGCTACACTGAGTTGACCGTCGGCGAACTCACCGGCGAGACGACAATCGAGACGTTCCCTGACCCTGAGATTCCGGCGGGCGTCGCCGGTGGCGTCGCCTTCGACGACGACGCCGACCGCTTCGCCGTGACGGTCACCGCCGACACCGAGAACACAAACGTCTACGTCGTCGACGCCGAGACGGGCACCGCCGAACGGTGGACACACGCTTCGACGGCGGGCATTCCCGAAGAGACGTTCCGGGAAAGCGAGTTGGTGCGCTACGAGACGTTCGACGGCCGCGAGATTCCGGGCTACCTTTCGCTTCCGGACTCGGCGCCGGAAGAGGGCGCGCCTGTCGTCGTCGACATCCACGGCGGCCCCGAGAGCCAGCGCCGGCCCTCCTTCTCGCCGGTCAAGCAGTACCTCCTCGCCCACGGCTACGCCGTCTTCGAGCCGAATGTCCGCGGGTCGACCGGCTACGGCCGGGCTTACACCCATCTAGACGACGTCGAAAAGCGGATGGATTCGGTGGCCGACATCGAGGCGACCGTCGAATGGCTCGCCGACCGCCCCGACATCGACGACGACCGGGTCGTCGCCAAGGGCGGTTCCTACGGCGGGTTCATGGTGCTCGCGGCGCTCACCGAGTACCCCGAGTTGTGGGCTGCCGGCATCGACACCGTCGGCATCGCCAACTTCGTGACGTTCCTCGAAAACACCGGGTCGTGGCGCCGCGAGCTACGAGAGGCCGAGTACGGTTCGCTGGCCGACGACCGTGAGTTCCTCGAAGCCATCTCACCTATCAACAACATCGAAAGCATCGAGGCGCCGCTTTTCGTCCTCCACGGCGCGAACGACCCCCGCGTCCCGGTGGGTGAGGCCGAACAGATAGTCGAGAAAGCCAGAGCACAGGGCGTCCCGGTCAGAAAACTAATCTTCGAAGACGAAGGCCACGGCTTCTCGAAGTTGGAAAACCGCATCGAAGCCTACACCGAAATCGTCGATTTCCTCGACGAACACGTCTAA
- a CDS encoding AMP-dependent synthetase/ligase: MDWRAVEREYTDEVIGETTIPELFFDSVARNGSRDAQMYKGGVYDRSLTGDVVPAPPAGEYGALTYEETGDIVRYLATGFRELGVGPDDRVGIYANTRMEWSQADYAIQSAEGVVTTVYTESSAPKVQYLLDDNDAMGCVVENEDLLETLLSVEDDLELEFVVVIDEVSERYADREDIHTLADVYELGADNHDEETFQSWLENREWTDLCSLVYTSGTTGDPKGVELTHKNWRTCFNQLRRRIGPRPDKDEDIPAMEAGMTALSFLPLAHAFERINHFHELGIGMTVAYAENPDTVGDDLQQVGPDAAASVPRVYERIYNQMREQASESPVKKRIFEWAVDTAQTYDDADDPGVVLETKLKIADKLVFSQVREALGGNVQLFVSGGGSLSEDLAKLYRAMGLTILEGYGLTETAPALTTNPPEDIRVGTMGIALCDVDLKLDPDVVSEETKASEKGEVGELLAKGPNVFEAYWNKPDKTEAAFTDDGYFRTGDIVSIDGDGYVRFVDRRKNLIVLDTGKNVAPEPIEDEFATSARVDQIMVVGDDRKFIGAVIAPNFEELWEWADEEDIDLPDDPAAAVADDRVHEWVAEEVDRVNEVLSSHETIKEFRLVPEEWTADNDLLTPSMKKKRRNIRAAYEEAIENIYGDDTEEQQAEAAPTDD, from the coding sequence ATGGATTGGAGAGCGGTCGAGCGCGAGTACACGGACGAGGTAATAGGCGAGACGACCATCCCGGAGCTGTTCTTCGATTCTGTGGCACGGAACGGCAGTCGGGACGCACAGATGTACAAGGGAGGCGTCTACGACCGGTCGTTGACCGGCGACGTGGTTCCGGCCCCGCCTGCAGGGGAGTACGGTGCCCTCACCTACGAGGAAACCGGCGACATCGTGCGGTATCTCGCGACGGGCTTTCGGGAACTCGGTGTCGGTCCTGACGACCGTGTCGGCATCTACGCGAACACCCGAATGGAGTGGTCGCAAGCCGACTACGCGATTCAGTCCGCCGAAGGCGTCGTCACGACCGTCTACACCGAGTCTTCGGCGCCGAAGGTCCAGTACCTGCTGGACGACAACGACGCGATGGGTTGTGTCGTCGAAAACGAGGACCTGCTGGAGACGCTTTTGTCCGTCGAAGACGACCTCGAGTTGGAGTTCGTCGTCGTCATCGACGAGGTCTCCGAGCGGTACGCCGACCGCGAGGATATCCACACGCTGGCTGACGTGTACGAACTCGGGGCTGACAACCACGACGAGGAGACCTTCCAGTCGTGGCTCGAGAACCGCGAGTGGACGGACCTCTGTTCGCTCGTCTACACCTCGGGGACGACGGGCGACCCGAAGGGCGTCGAGTTGACCCACAAGAACTGGCGGACCTGCTTCAATCAACTCCGACGGCGTATCGGGCCCCGTCCCGACAAAGACGAGGACATTCCGGCGATGGAGGCCGGGATGACGGCGCTTTCGTTCCTGCCGCTTGCCCACGCCTTCGAGCGAATCAACCACTTCCACGAGTTGGGCATCGGCATGACCGTCGCCTACGCCGAAAACCCCGACACGGTCGGTGACGACCTCCAGCAGGTCGGGCCCGACGCCGCGGCGTCGGTGCCGCGCGTCTACGAGCGCATCTACAACCAGATGCGCGAACAGGCCTCCGAGTCGCCGGTGAAAAAGCGCATCTTCGAGTGGGCCGTCGACACCGCCCAGACCTACGATGACGCCGACGACCCCGGCGTCGTCCTGGAGACGAAACTGAAAATCGCCGACAAACTCGTCTTCTCGCAGGTGCGGGAGGCGCTCGGCGGCAACGTCCAGTTGTTCGTCTCCGGTGGTGGGTCGCTCTCGGAGGACCTCGCGAAACTCTACCGGGCGATGGGGCTGACGATTCTGGAGGGGTACGGCCTCACCGAGACGGCCCCCGCCCTGACGACGAATCCGCCCGAAGACATCCGTGTTGGGACGATGGGCATCGCGCTGTGTGACGTGGACCTCAAGTTGGACCCCGACGTGGTCAGCGAGGAGACGAAAGCCTCCGAGAAAGGCGAGGTCGGCGAACTGCTCGCGAAGGGACCGAACGTCTTCGAGGCCTACTGGAACAAACCCGACAAAACCGAGGCGGCCTTCACCGATGACGGCTACTTCCGGACCGGCGACATCGTCTCCATCGACGGTGACGGCTACGTCCGCTTCGTCGACCGACGGAAGAACCTCATCGTCCTCGATACGGGCAAGAACGTCGCCCCCGAGCCAATCGAAGACGAGTTCGCCACCTCCGCCCGCGTCGACCAGATTATGGTCGTCGGCGACGACCGGAAGTTCATCGGCGCCGTCATCGCTCCCAACTTCGAGGAGTTGTGGGAGTGGGCCGACGAGGAAGACATCGACCTTCCGGACGACCCCGCGGCGGCCGTCGCCGACGACCGCGTCCACGAGTGGGTCGCCGAGGAGGTCGACCGCGTCAACGAGGTGCTGTCGAGCCACGAGACTATCAAGGAGTTCCGCCTCGTTCCCGAGGAGTGGACTGCCGACAACGACCTCCTGACGCCGTCGATGAAGAAGAAACGACGCAACATCCGGGCGGCCTACGAGGAGGCCATCGAGAACATCTACGGCGACGACACCGAAGAACAACAGGCGGAAGCGGCTCCGACGGACGACTGA
- the fer gene encoding ferredoxin Fer has product MASPFEVLGVEPDADQREIEQAYRDRIKEAHPDHGGSPREFKRVREAYEDIKAGRARSVSDADDGVDAPGEPEPGTDESRERTDEPEESATRVEYLNYDVLADHGWSLEDDDLFDKASAANLDHEDYGRFLAEPQESLLEAAENRGFAWPYACRGGACANCAVAIKDGELSMPVDHILPEEMLDRGIRLSCMARPATDRLQVIYNVKHLPDLDDLLLPPSPFEKAQADD; this is encoded by the coding sequence GTGGCGTCCCCGTTCGAGGTTCTGGGTGTCGAGCCGGATGCTGACCAGCGAGAGATAGAGCAGGCCTACCGCGACCGAATCAAGGAAGCCCACCCCGACCACGGCGGCTCCCCACGGGAGTTCAAGCGGGTCCGAGAGGCCTACGAGGACATCAAAGCCGGCCGCGCCCGGAGCGTATCCGACGCCGACGACGGAGTCGACGCACCGGGTGAACCGGAACCCGGGACCGACGAGTCGAGAGAACGCACCGACGAACCCGAGGAGTCGGCCACGCGCGTCGAGTATCTTAACTACGACGTCCTCGCCGACCACGGCTGGAGTCTCGAAGACGACGACCTCTTCGATAAGGCGTCGGCGGCGAACCTCGACCACGAGGACTACGGCCGGTTTCTGGCCGAACCGCAGGAATCATTGCTTGAAGCCGCCGAGAACCGCGGATTCGCGTGGCCCTACGCCTGCCGCGGCGGGGCGTGTGCGAACTGCGCCGTCGCCATCAAAGACGGCGAACTGTCGATGCCGGTCGACCACATCCTCCCTGAGGAGATGCTCGACCGCGGCATCCGACTCTCCTGTATGGCACGGCCGGCGACCGACCGACTCCAGGTCATCTACAATGTCAAACACCTGCCCGACCTCGACGACCTCCTGTTGCCGCCGAGTCCCTTCGAGAAAGCGCAAGCCGACGACTGA
- a CDS encoding DUF5305 domain-containing protein produces the protein MWGKRAKVVVADYAVVIAAALVVALLVGGALTYTTQIEPGTETEQRTVSEWRSVGGYTHSSTIQTENRVFDVGETLEDRSLYYTQLGPELDGQFRYGFEAPNGELTVETTTTLVIRSVSEGDDGNTEELWRIEEPLGTTSETVAPGELATTSFTVNVTEVLADIEGVREDLGASPGETSVSVVSAVEATGTAAGGEATDEATYTLTLAPGSDTYSVSGPSGKTEPHPRTETVTVEQSYGPVRSVLGPLLVVLSLVGLAGVAVGRHRGAFEVTDTERRSLSFAAERKEFDQWISRGAVSTAADDKPRVRIDNLEDLVDIAIDTDARVIEDVGKHRYYVLGESLCYEFEPPGEVDLRGLAE, from the coding sequence ATGTGGGGGAAACGGGCGAAGGTGGTGGTCGCCGACTACGCGGTGGTTATCGCGGCGGCACTCGTCGTCGCGCTGCTCGTCGGCGGAGCGCTGACCTACACGACGCAAATCGAACCGGGTACGGAGACCGAACAGCGGACCGTAAGCGAGTGGCGCTCCGTCGGCGGGTACACTCACTCCTCGACGATTCAGACCGAAAACAGGGTGTTCGATGTCGGCGAGACGCTGGAGGACCGCTCGCTGTACTACACGCAACTCGGCCCGGAACTCGACGGGCAGTTCAGATACGGGTTCGAGGCTCCCAACGGGGAGTTGACGGTCGAAACGACGACGACGCTCGTCATCCGGTCGGTGTCGGAGGGCGACGACGGCAATACCGAAGAACTCTGGCGCATCGAGGAACCGCTCGGAACGACCTCCGAGACGGTCGCGCCCGGAGAACTGGCGACGACATCGTTCACCGTCAACGTGACAGAGGTGCTCGCGGACATCGAGGGCGTCCGTGAGGACCTCGGCGCCTCGCCCGGTGAGACTTCGGTCAGCGTCGTCTCGGCTGTCGAGGCCACCGGCACCGCGGCGGGGGGCGAGGCTACGGACGAAGCCACCTACACGCTCACGCTCGCCCCCGGTTCGGACACCTACAGCGTAAGCGGGCCCTCTGGGAAAACCGAACCCCATCCGCGAACGGAGACGGTGACGGTCGAACAGAGCTACGGCCCGGTTCGGAGCGTCCTCGGCCCGCTGCTCGTCGTCCTCTCGCTCGTTGGACTCGCCGGTGTCGCGGTCGGTCGGCATCGCGGGGCGTTCGAGGTGACCGACACCGAACGCCGAAGCCTGTCGTTTGCCGCCGAACGGAAGGAGTTCGACCAGTGGATTTCCCGGGGTGCGGTGTCGACCGCCGCCGACGACAAACCGCGTGTCCGCATCGATAACCTCGAGGACCTCGTCGATATCGCCATCGACACCGACGCACGCGTCATCGAGGACGTGGGCAAACACCGGTACTACGTACTCGGTGAATCGCTGTGTTACGAGTTCGAACCGCCGGGAGAGGTCGACCTCCGCGGTCTGGCGGAGTGA